In Clostridia bacterium, the following are encoded in one genomic region:
- a CDS encoding TolC family protein, whose amino-acid sequence MKRLVSIMLTLFITLSFTTVFASGQKVTLTIEEAKKLAVEKSRQAVLDDLYIKVKEIILNDSKYDILPNSGSSLENAYKKGVEPIEVEMNLELAKRAKRDNLETLNYSVLKVATEILVINKELETEKQKLSILQDKYSMVQAKFKQKSVTQNDVNDAEYSVECKKNDIIRVEDNLEAAKLELQKLLNMPVNEVLVDIKDVIEYKFLQKADIENIITKAFETDKNIYEKEQGLKIKEKNLEEINHYLKPGSSAYDNAYYDVEIAKIELADAKANLETDIRNKYNDLLNQQGKVETAEKFALLLTKKLSAAETKYKKGTLNKESFLNEKEKYIDAVYQKYSSIRDYNVIKAEFENLVS is encoded by the coding sequence ATGAAAAGATTAGTATCTATAATGCTAACATTGTTTATTACACTTTCATTCACTACAGTATTTGCTAGTGGACAAAAAGTTACTTTAACTATAGAGGAAGCAAAAAAGCTGGCAGTTGAAAAGAGTAGGCAAGCGGTATTAGATGATTTATATATAAAAGTTAAAGAGATTATTTTAAATGATTCAAAATATGACATTCTTCCTAATTCTGGCTCTTCGCTGGAAAATGCATATAAAAAAGGTGTAGAACCGATAGAGGTTGAAATGAACCTGGAGTTAGCTAAAAGGGCTAAGCGAGATAATCTTGAAACTCTAAACTATAGCGTATTAAAGGTAGCTACAGAAATACTAGTAATAAATAAAGAGCTTGAGACGGAGAAACAGAAGCTGAGTATTTTGCAAGATAAGTATTCTATGGTACAAGCGAAATTTAAGCAAAAATCAGTTACACAAAATGATGTAAATGATGCTGAATACAGTGTTGAGTGCAAGAAAAACGACATTATTAGGGTGGAAGATAACTTAGAGGCCGCTAAACTTGAATTGCAAAAGCTATTAAATATGCCTGTAAACGAGGTTCTGGTTGATATAAAAGATGTGATTGAATATAAATTTTTACAAAAGGCAGATATTGAAAATATAATAACAAAAGCTTTTGAAACAGATAAAAATATTTATGAGAAAGAGCAGGGCTTAAAAATAAAAGAAAAGAATCTTGAGGAAATCAATCATTACCTCAAACCGGGTAGTTCTGCATATGATAATGCTTACTATGATGTGGAAATTGCAAAAATTGAACTAGCTGATGCCAAGGCAAATCTTGAAACGGATATCAGAAATAAGTACAATGATTTACTTAACCAACAGGGAAAGGTAGAGACTGCGGAAAAATTCGCATTACTTTTAACCAAAAAATTGTCGGCAGCAGAAACTAAATATAAAAAGGGAACACTAAATAAAGAATCATTCCTGAATGAAAAAGAAAAATACATAGACGCTGTATATCAAAAATATTCATCTATTCGCGACTATAACGTAATAAAGGCAGAATTTGAAAATTTAGTATCATGA
- a CDS encoding TolC family protein, which produces MKKTISVVLLVSILFTFITSYASDNIIRYVDAKRSLIENSSVLKKLSYTTYKYSGQYENAKKNADEISIETAKQIYSFMNWTFSAYDEMLLIKQRDYLPEQMKYYYELSKSREITTQNNLIVGLRGVYLVLLNADMDSKLKQKKFELAQKKNEQDSKKYKLGLISKLDVEASEYNLIKAKSELEAIKRSRENACRALNKYIGAPLNSSYGIITYDETFDTSIVNKDINYYIEKALKERAEIVDAQKEIALKQLEKSILEVNDVGNIYRDTKRDYSTIKNEIESLYLKIEKAKLDIENEIKKAYLEIKKEENNVKRLLSSIDAQKRNHEKLKALLKQGMTTEMAVDEMQISINEMENGYKIAVYNYNTKLIKLVYAAGIGPAY; this is translated from the coding sequence GTGAAAAAAACAATTTCTGTAGTTTTACTGGTTAGTATTCTCTTTACATTCATTACATCTTACGCATCTGATAATATTATTAGATATGTGGATGCGAAGAGAAGTCTTATTGAGAACAGCAGTGTGCTAAAAAAGTTAAGCTATACAACTTACAAGTATAGTGGCCAGTATGAGAATGCAAAAAAAAATGCTGATGAGATAAGTATAGAAACCGCCAAACAAATATATAGCTTTATGAATTGGACATTCAGTGCTTATGATGAAATGCTTCTTATAAAGCAAAGAGATTACCTGCCCGAGCAGATGAAATACTATTATGAATTATCTAAAAGTAGAGAAATAACAACGCAAAACAACTTGATAGTAGGACTAAGAGGTGTATATTTAGTACTATTGAATGCAGATATGGATAGTAAGCTAAAACAGAAAAAGTTTGAATTAGCACAGAAAAAAAATGAGCAGGATAGTAAAAAGTATAAATTAGGGTTAATTTCTAAATTAGATGTTGAAGCTTCAGAGTATAACCTGATAAAAGCAAAAAGCGAACTCGAGGCTATAAAGAGAAGCAGAGAAAATGCATGTAGAGCACTTAATAAGTATATAGGCGCTCCACTTAACTCAAGTTATGGCATAATTACCTATGATGAAACCTTTGATACCAGCATTGTAAATAAAGACATAAACTATTACATAGAAAAAGCTTTAAAAGAAAGAGCTGAAATTGTAGATGCTCAAAAAGAAATAGCACTAAAACAGTTAGAAAAAAGCATTCTTGAAGTAAATGATGTAGGTAATATATATAGAGATACAAAAAGAGATTATTCAACTATAAAAAATGAGATTGAAAGTCTATATCTAAAAATAGAAAAGGCAAAGCTTGATATTGAAAATGAGATTAAAAAAGCATATTTAGAAATAAAAAAGGAAGAAAATAATGTAAAGAGGTTACTAAGTTCAATTGATGCTCAAAAGAGAAACCATGAGAAGTTAAAGGCATTACTTAAACAGGGCATGACAACAGAAATGGCTGTTGATGAAATGCAAATATCAATAAATGAGATGGAAAACGGATATAAAATCGCTGTGTATAACTATAATACGAAGTTGATTAAACTTGTATATGCAGCCGGTATCGGACCAGCATACTAA
- a CDS encoding polysaccharide biosynthesis protein codes for MKQKIRSNLLIILDIVLVNISLAMAYFLRAVDNGGIPTEFLKDVNQLVITATIIKIATYVFFKLYSSLWRYASIYEMINIIVAAFISNTIMTGYMYVVDVRPRSIFIITFFTDVFVIGGIRFAYRAFRRIAKGEVIRLKDYKRVLIIGGGDAGAIIVRELKLHHELKSRPVAIIDDDVMKQGKKLNGVPIVGQRKDIADIIQKKQIDEIIIAIPSASNKVVNEIFTECSKTDCKVKILPSVAQLIDESVMIQKIRDVDIEDLLGRDPIKLDNDEIASYINGKVVLVTGGGGSIGSELCRQVISFQPRQIIILDNYENNLYDIQNELIAAYPDMDIVGIIASIREKYRLENVFAKYKPEVVFHAAAHKHVPLMEANPTEAIKNNVFGTLNVAECADRFGVKRFVLISTDKAVNPTNIMGATKRIAEMIIQAINKYSNTEFVAVRFGNVLGSNGSVIPLFKKQIEQGGPVTVTHPEIIRYFMTIPEAVQLVMQAGAMAKGGEIFVLDMGEPVKIYDLARNLIKLSGFEPDVDIKIEFTGLRPGEKLYEELLMAEEGLQATKNNKIFVAQPVFTDLALLKREIDALKDVILANSDQVIEYIQNIVPTYVKSR; via the coding sequence ATGAAGCAAAAAATCAGGTCAAACCTGTTAATAATACTTGATATAGTACTTGTGAATATATCTCTTGCTATGGCCTACTTTCTTCGGGCTGTTGATAATGGTGGAATACCGACTGAGTTCCTAAAGGATGTTAACCAGCTGGTAATTACAGCAACTATAATTAAAATTGCTACTTATGTATTTTTCAAGCTGTATAGCAGTTTATGGAGATATGCGAGCATATATGAAATGATTAATATCATTGTTGCCGCATTTATAAGTAATACTATAATGACGGGATATATGTATGTAGTTGATGTACGGCCCAGAAGTATATTCATAATTACATTTTTTACCGATGTGTTTGTAATTGGCGGAATTAGATTTGCATACAGAGCATTCAGGAGAATAGCTAAGGGAGAAGTAATCCGCCTTAAAGATTATAAAAGAGTACTGATCATTGGTGGAGGAGATGCGGGAGCGATAATTGTAAGAGAACTAAAGCTTCACCATGAATTAAAGAGTAGACCTGTAGCTATTATAGATGATGATGTTATGAAGCAGGGGAAGAAGCTGAATGGTGTTCCGATTGTAGGCCAAAGAAAAGATATAGCAGATATCATACAAAAGAAGCAGATTGATGAGATAATCATCGCAATACCATCAGCAAGTAACAAAGTTGTAAATGAAATATTCACAGAGTGTTCAAAAACGGACTGTAAGGTGAAAATATTACCATCTGTTGCCCAGCTTATCGATGAATCGGTTATGATTCAAAAAATAAGGGATGTGGACATTGAGGATTTACTGGGAAGAGACCCTATAAAACTCGATAATGACGAAATAGCATCATATATAAATGGAAAGGTTGTGCTTGTTACAGGGGGAGGAGGCTCTATCGGATCTGAGCTATGCAGGCAGGTGATTTCTTTTCAGCCAAGACAGATTATCATACTGGATAATTATGAAAATAACCTTTATGACATCCAGAATGAACTTATAGCTGCTTACCCGGATATGGATATTGTAGGAATAATCGCAAGCATAAGGGAAAAATACAGACTTGAAAATGTCTTTGCTAAGTATAAACCCGAAGTGGTATTTCATGCAGCTGCGCATAAGCATGTTCCATTGATGGAAGCCAATCCTACGGAAGCGATAAAGAATAATGTATTTGGTACGCTAAATGTTGCTGAATGTGCAGATAGGTTTGGAGTAAAAAGATTTGTTCTAATTTCTACAGACAAGGCAGTTAACCCGACTAATATAATGGGGGCAACCAAAAGAATTGCTGAAATGATAATACAAGCAATTAACAAATATAGTAATACAGAATTTGTAGCAGTAAGGTTTGGGAATGTACTTGGAAGCAACGGGAGTGTTATTCCCTTATTTAAGAAACAGATTGAACAAGGGGGGCCGGTTACGGTAACTCATCCAGAAATTATCAGATACTTTATGACTATACCTGAAGCAGTACAGCTTGTCATGCAGGCAGGAGCTATGGCTAAAGGCGGGGAGATATTCGTACTTGATATGGGTGAGCCTGTAAAGATTTATGACTTGGCACGAAATTTAATAAAGCTTTCGGGTTTTGAGCCAGATGTAGATATTAAGATAGAATTTACAGGCTTGAGGCCAGGAGAAAAACTTTATGAAGAGCTTTTAATGGCGGAAGAAGGACTGCAAGCAACTAAAAATAACAAGATATTTGTTGCTCAGCCCGTGTTTACAGACCTTGCTTTATTAAAGCGTGAAATTGACGCATTAAAAGATGTCATACTGGCCAATTCAGACCAAGTAATTGAATATATTCAAAATATTGTTCCCACCTATGTAAAATCTCGATAA